From Longimicrobium sp.:
AGCGCGGGGCCGACGCGATGGCCACGAAGCCGTATCCGTCCGCCGAGCGCGCGCCGCACGTCGCCCCGCCTTCCGGAACGATCCCGCATGGGCCCGCCGTGCCGGCGCTCACCGCCGACCACCGCGCGCCGGCGAGGAGGGTGGGGGTGGGCGTGCCCTGGTTGACGGGGCCGGTCGCGTTGATCGCCTGATTCACTCCCCAGCAGTAGACGGCGGCCTCGGCGGTGGTGCCGCAGGTGTACGCGGTTCCCACGGCGATGGTGCGAAATCGCACGTCGCCGGTCACCCGCCGCTGCGCGGTGGTGTCTGGCGACAGCGTCGCGTTGGGCGCACGCACGGTCCCGTTGCCGAGCTCGCCGGCCGAGTTGAGTCCGCCCCAGCAGTATGCCTCGCCGCCGGTGGTGAGGGCGCAGCTGTGCGCGGCCTCCGACCCCACGCTGACCGACGCGAACTTCGGCTCGCCCGGATCGTTGTCGAAGATCGCGTCACAGCCGGTGAGGGAAAGGGAGAGCGCCGCGGCCGCGGCGAACGACGAAATCTTGTTGAGCATGTCTCGGCCTGCCTGGGTGATTGCCGCGCGCCCGGCGAATCGGCCGGGATGTACAAGAACGTGCGAGCCGCCCGGGGACGGACGCCTTTCCAACGTTACGCCCGGCGTGGTGCCGTGTCTATCGTCCGGCGCGGCAGGGGCGCAGGCGAGCTTTGTGCGTTGCCCCGGCGCGCCAAGCTCGCGAAGGACGATCTCCACATCACGCACATGCACTCTCCGATCTCCGCCACGACGCGCGAACGCATCCACGACACGCTCTTTCCCGCCGCGGGCGAGATGGGGCCGCTGTGCCGGGGCAAGGACTGGGCGGCGTCGCCGCTGGGGCCCGTGGAGGAGTGGCCGGAGAGCCTGAAGACGGCGGCGGGGCTGGTGCTGCGGCAGGGGATCGCGATGAACCTCTGCTGGGGGCCGGACCTGCTCCAGATCTACAACGACAGCTACCGCGTCATCATGGGCGACAAGCACCCGGCGGGGCTGGGTCGCTCGGTGCTCTGGAGCTGGGCCGAGATCAGCGGGGAGATCGCCCCCCTCTTCGAGCGCGTCTTCCAGGGCGAGACGGTGTACTTCGAGGACCTCCTCCTGCGCGTGGAGCGCCACGGCGACGTGGAGGACGCGTACTTCACCTTCTCGTACAGCCCCATCGTGGTGGAGTCGGGGGAGATCGGCGCGGCGCTGATCAATTGCTACGAGACGACGCGCCAGGTACGCGCCCGCGCCCTGCAGGCGGAGCGCGACCGCCTCTTCGAGGAGCTGCGCGTGGAGCGCGCGCGGCTGGAATACGTCTTCCAGCGCGCCCCCGCCTTCCTGGCCGTGCTGCGCGGGCCCGACCACGTCTTCGAGCTGGCCAACGACGCGTACTACGGAGTCGTGGGCCACCGCGAGCTGATGGGGAAGCCGGTGCGCGAGGCGCTCCCCGAGGTCGTGGAGCAGGGGTTCGTGGCGCTCCTCGACCACGTGCTGGAGAGCGGCGAGCCACACATCGGGCGCGAGATCCCCATCCAGCTCGCCCGCTCGCCCGGCGGCGCGCCCGAGGAGCGGTACCTGGACTTCTCCTACCTTCCGCTGCTGGAGGCGGACGGCACCCGCTCCGGCATCATCGCGCACGGCACCGACGTCACCGAGCAGGTCCTTGCCCGGCGCGAGGTGGAGCGGCTGCTGCGGGAGAGCGAGCGGGCGCGCGCCGAGTCCGAGGCCGCGCGCGCCGAGGCGGAGACGGCGAACCGCGCCAAGGCGGACTTCCTGGCGTCGATGAGCCACGAGCTGCGCACTCCGCTCAACGCCATCGGCGGCTACGTGGACCTGGTGGACATGGGGATCCACGGCTCGGTGACGCCGGCGCAGCACGCGGCGCTCGCGCGGGTCAAGGCGAGCCAGCAGCACCTTCTCACCCTGATCAACGACGTACTCGCCTTCGCCAAGGTGGAGGCGGGGCAGATCGAGCTGGACGTGCGGCCGCTCGCCGCGCGCGAGATCCTCACCAGCGTCGAGCCGCTCGTGGCGCCGCTGGCCCAAGCGAAGAGGATCGAGCTTTCCATTGAGGATTGCGACGCGTCGCTCCGCGTGCTGGC
This genomic window contains:
- a CDS encoding PAS domain-containing sensor histidine kinase, whose product is MHSPISATTRERIHDTLFPAAGEMGPLCRGKDWAASPLGPVEEWPESLKTAAGLVLRQGIAMNLCWGPDLLQIYNDSYRVIMGDKHPAGLGRSVLWSWAEISGEIAPLFERVFQGETVYFEDLLLRVERHGDVEDAYFTFSYSPIVVESGEIGAALINCYETTRQVRARALQAERDRLFEELRVERARLEYVFQRAPAFLAVLRGPDHVFELANDAYYGVVGHRELMGKPVREALPEVVEQGFVALLDHVLESGEPHIGREIPIQLARSPGGAPEERYLDFSYLPLLEADGTRSGIIAHGTDVTEQVLARREVERLLRESERARAESEAARAEAETANRAKADFLASMSHELRTPLNAIGGYVDLVDMGIHGSVTPAQHAALARVKASQQHLLTLINDVLAFAKVEAGQIELDVRPLAAREILTSVEPLVAPLAQAKRIELSIEDCDASLRVLADRERARQIVLNLVANAVKFTPAGGWIRLGCEADGARVAIRVRDNGPGIAPEQQQNIFDPFIQVDRRLSNPREGVGLGLAISRDLARAMGGELDVTSAPGAGSTFTLRLPAEK